Proteins from a genomic interval of Thamnophis elegans isolate rThaEle1 chromosome 2, rThaEle1.pri, whole genome shotgun sequence:
- the MAT2B gene encoding methionine adenosyltransferase 2 subunit beta: protein MVGWEKGLRIHFEPGSCWLEEEDVDIPNRRVLITGATGLLGRAVYKEFKANHWHTLGCGYSRARPLFEQVNLLDSAAIHSVIQDFLPHVIIHCAAERRPDIVDSQPDAAAQLNVTASGIIAKEAAQVEAFLIYISTDYVFDGTNPPYKENDVPNPLNLYGRTKLEGERAVLKNNEGSAILRIPILYGEVEKLEESAVTTMFDKVQFNNKSANMDHWQQRFPTYVKDVAIVCRQLAERRMVDPSIKGTFHWSGNEQMTKFEMASAMADAFNLPSSHLRPITDSPVLGAPRPKNAQLDCSRLLMLGIGHHTPFQVGIKESLWPFLTDKRWRQTVFH from the exons gaAGATGTGGATATCCCAAATAGACGTGTCCTAATTACTGGTGCCACTGGACTCCTTGGCAGAGCTGTTTATAAAGAATTTAAAGCAAATCATTGGCACACTCTTGGCTGTGGCTACAGTAGAGCTCGACCTTTGTTTGAACAAGTTAATCTTTTAGATTCTGCTGCTATTCACAGTGTAATCCAAGATTTTCTG CCTCATGTGATAATACATTGTGCAGCTGAGAGAAGGCCAGATATTGTAGACAGCCAACCAGATGCTGCTGCTCAGCTCAATGTGACTGCTTCAGGAATTATAGCAAAAGAAGCAG CTCAAGTGGAAGCATTTCTGATCTACATTAGTACAGACTATGTATTTGATGGAACAAACCCTCCATACAAGGAGAATGATGTACCAAATCCTCTAAATCTCTACGGCAGAACCAAACTAGAAGGGGAAAGAGcagttttaaaaaacaatgaaG gtTCTGCCATCCTTAGAATCCCTATTTTATATGGAGAAGTGGAAAAGCTGGAAGAAAGTGCTGTGACCACTATGTTTGATAAGGTGCAGTTCAATAACAAATCAGCCAATATGGACCATTGGCAGCAAAGGTTTCCAACATATGTCAAGGATGTAGCTATTGTTTGCCGACAGCTAGCTGAGAGGAGAATGGTG GATCCATCCATTAAGGGAACATTTCACTGGTCTGGTAATGAACAGATGACTAAGTTTGAAATGGCAAGTGCTATGGCTGACGCTTTCAATCTTCCTAGTAGCCACTTAAGACCA ATTACAGATAGCCCAGTGCTGGGTGCTCCTCGTCCTAAGAATGCTCAGCTTGACTGTTCCCGTCTTCTGATGTTGGGCATTGGTCATCATACTCCGTTTCAAGTTGGGATCAAAGAATCACTTTGGCCTTTCCTCACTGACAAGAGATGGAGACAGACAGTATTCCACTAG